A region from the Microbispora sp. ZYX-F-249 genome encodes:
- a CDS encoding CHAT domain-containing protein, translating to MTPLDRAEAAVRLSGTDPRLALAEARAVLGLTGRPGPAGAYGEAASVALRAAALAARELGDLELAGERLEEAIAAGKGFPRRVAQARMSLVTIRAQLGDPEGGLRLADLAERDLAGTDLARLGVQRSVALILLGRHEEAARHCDRAVGLLDDDPRFRAGGLLNRGLARTYLERYGEAEADLAECARVARSAGLDHVAMLAEGNLPFVAARRGDVAAAFARYRAAEATLFGYPERLAAMRTDFAEALVAARLPGEARTLLEQAVPELVAAGAQAAVPGARLLLAQAALLAGDATPAETTARTALAELDAQGRTAWLPLAREVVLRARLARAAGAAPPAGPGARDGLSGLVTELITCADDLAACGWPAASAALRLTAAATAVRLGLITHARAQLDLVAAGATRPLVRWHATAMRHRLDGDLDLALAAAARGIEAVHDAGTRAHDTAGDTAGDAAWNTAGDAEVRVHAARPAEDLAEFGREVALDRAGRTGDAQSVLEWAERCRAVVRGTAAPTFRTPVAPPAGAGILVELVRRGDDLFAVTAGPEGCALRALGSYQAAVEATVRIRYGLRRRNLRDVPGDADAHEGAAGAAAAHELSALDRVLLSGPGTLACAGSPPGGPVTVVPTGALCTLPWPLLPSLRGRPVSVAADATGWLAPRPGPAGAPEVLSVAGPGLDHAAAEADMVAAVHTRARRVGATRAQVLRALERADVLHVAAHGMFTPRGPMLSRITLDDGPLMAYDLLTARRIPRLVVLSACDAGMAHAPVDGAALGLAGAFLDRAAHTGVAGCVVAGVVPVRDDEALALMTLFHTLLAEGRSPAEALARASEKTAVPGFVGFGAGDAPFGTG from the coding sequence ATGACCCCGTTGGACAGGGCCGAGGCCGCCGTGCGGCTCTCCGGCACCGACCCCCGGCTGGCACTCGCGGAGGCGAGAGCCGTACTGGGCCTCACCGGGCGGCCGGGACCCGCGGGCGCGTACGGCGAGGCGGCCTCGGTGGCGCTGCGCGCGGCCGCGCTCGCGGCCCGCGAACTGGGCGATCTCGAACTCGCCGGGGAGCGGCTGGAGGAGGCGATCGCGGCGGGGAAGGGATTCCCGCGCCGCGTGGCGCAGGCGCGGATGTCGCTCGTCACGATCCGGGCCCAGCTCGGCGACCCGGAGGGCGGGCTGCGCCTCGCCGATCTCGCCGAGCGGGATCTCGCGGGAACGGACCTCGCCAGGCTCGGCGTGCAGCGGTCGGTCGCCCTGATCCTGCTGGGACGGCACGAGGAGGCGGCGCGGCACTGCGACCGGGCGGTCGGCCTGCTGGACGACGATCCCCGCTTCCGGGCTGGCGGGCTGCTGAACCGCGGCCTCGCCCGCACCTACCTCGAACGGTACGGCGAGGCCGAGGCCGACCTCGCCGAATGCGCCCGGGTCGCGAGGTCGGCGGGCCTGGACCACGTCGCGATGCTGGCGGAGGGCAACCTGCCGTTCGTGGCCGCGCGGCGCGGCGACGTCGCCGCCGCCTTCGCGCGGTACCGCGCGGCCGAGGCCACGCTGTTCGGCTACCCGGAACGGCTCGCCGCGATGCGCACGGACTTCGCCGAGGCGCTGGTGGCGGCGCGGCTGCCCGGCGAGGCGCGCACGCTGCTCGAACAGGCCGTCCCGGAGCTGGTGGCGGCCGGGGCGCAGGCGGCGGTCCCCGGTGCGCGGCTGCTGCTCGCCCAGGCCGCGCTCCTCGCCGGGGACGCCACGCCGGCCGAGACGACGGCGCGCACCGCGCTGGCCGAGCTGGACGCGCAGGGCAGGACGGCCTGGCTGCCCCTCGCCAGGGAGGTCGTCCTGCGGGCCCGCCTCGCGCGGGCCGCGGGGGCCGCCCCGCCGGCCGGTCCCGGCGCACGCGACGGCCTGTCCGGCCTGGTCACCGAGCTGATCACCTGCGCCGACGACCTCGCGGCGTGCGGCTGGCCGGCGGCCTCGGCGGCCCTGCGGCTCACCGCCGCCGCTACCGCCGTACGGCTGGGCCTGATCACGCATGCCCGCGCCCAGCTCGACCTCGTCGCGGCCGGCGCCACGCGTCCCCTCGTACGCTGGCACGCGACGGCGATGCGGCACCGTCTGGACGGGGACCTCGACCTGGCCCTGGCGGCCGCGGCCCGGGGCATCGAGGCCGTGCACGACGCCGGGACGCGTGCCCACGACACCGCGGGGGACACCGCTGGAGACGCGGCTTGGAACACCGCTGGGGACGCGGAAGTGCGGGTGCACGCGGCACGGCCGGCCGAGGACCTCGCCGAGTTCGGCCGCGAGGTCGCCCTCGACCGGGCCGGGCGGACGGGAGACGCCCAATCGGTGCTCGAATGGGCCGAGCGGTGCCGGGCGGTGGTGCGCGGCACGGCGGCTCCCACCTTCCGGACGCCCGTCGCCCCGCCCGCGGGGGCAGGGATCCTGGTGGAGCTGGTGCGGCGCGGCGACGACCTGTTCGCCGTCACGGCCGGCCCGGAAGGCTGCGCGCTGCGCGCGCTCGGCTCCTACCAGGCCGCGGTGGAGGCGACCGTGCGCATCCGGTACGGCCTGCGCCGCCGCAATCTGCGCGACGTCCCGGGCGACGCGGACGCCCACGAAGGAGCGGCCGGCGCGGCGGCCGCCCACGAGCTGTCCGCGCTCGACCGCGTTCTCCTGTCCGGCCCCGGCACGCTCGCCTGCGCGGGGAGCCCGCCCGGCGGCCCGGTGACGGTGGTGCCCACCGGAGCGCTGTGCACGCTGCCCTGGCCGCTGCTTCCCTCGCTGCGCGGGCGGCCGGTGTCGGTGGCGGCCGACGCGACCGGGTGGCTCGCCCCGCGCCCCGGCCCGGCCGGCGCCCCTGAGGTGCTGTCGGTCGCGGGACCGGGGCTCGATCACGCCGCCGCCGAGGCCGACATGGTCGCCGCCGTGCACACGCGGGCACGGCGCGTCGGCGCCACCAGGGCGCAGGTGCTCCGCGCGCTGGAGCGGGCCGACGTGCTCCACGTCGCCGCCCACGGGATGTTCACCCCGCGCGGGCCCATGCTGTCGCGGATCACGCTGGACGACGGGCCGCTCATGGCCTACGACCTGCTGACCGCGCGGCGGATCCCCCGCCTCGTCGTGCTGTCGGCCTGCGACGCCGGAATGGCGCACGCCCCGGTGGACGGCGCGGCGCTGGGCCTCGCCGGGGCCTTCCTCGACCGCGCCGCGCACACCGGAGTGGCGGGGTGCGTGGTGGCCGGGGTGGTGCCGGTGCGCGACGACGAGGCTCTGGCGCTCATGACGCTCTTCCACACGCTGCTGGCCGAGGGCCGCTCCCCCGCCGAGGCGCTGGCCCGGGCGTCCGAGAAGACGGCCGTGCCGGGCTTCGTGGGCTTCGGCGCCGGTGACGCGCCCTTCGGCACCGGCTGA